The sequence TCTCCTTATTCAGGTTCTCAGGGATCTCGACGGCATAGCACGGCAAATCTATGTTGAAGACATCATCCCGAAAATGCTTTAGGCGGAGCCCGAGGCATGTGCTTAACCTGAAGCCTCCGCTCGCCATAGCACATATAATCGCCCTCTCCCTAAGCTCAGCCACCTTGAGAAGCCTAACAATCTCCTCTTTACTCACAACATCGCGTTTAAGGAGGGGTTTAACCGAACCGAACTTCCGCTTAAACTCCCTCGCAATCTCCCTGCTAACCCTATCAACGCCTCGAACTCCATTCTCAACCAGCCAGGCCTTTATGCCTGGAAGCCAACCCCAAGCGCTTTTGGGAGCCACACGATCCTTAGCCCAGGCAAAGAAGCCGCTAAACTCCTCAACAATCTCATCCTCATTAAGCCTCTTAAAACGCTCAAGAACCTCAGAAGGCCTGAGACCATAATATTCGCAAAAGAACTTTAAGCCTTTAACATAGTTTTTCGGAGTCTCCCCGCTTAGACTCCTCTTTGAGAGCATAACCTGCACGGTTGGATCGGAGAGAATATCCTTTATAATTATTTTAGGCTTCTCAGACATTTCGGATCACAAATAATAATATGGAGAAACATATTTATATATCTTACGACCTCCCGCAATCCTAATACTTATGGGTAGTCGTTCAAATCCCCCGCTACCATATAAACTTTTTCGTACAACCGACCGCAACTTTTAGAAAGCCCGTTCCTTTTTCCCAGATATACTCACAAGCGGGCGCGTTACTTCTACCATGAAATTCATAGGATTTAAATCAACATATATGCCGATCGGAGCAAAATATTTTTAAGCGTGTTGAGAGAACAAGAGTTGGGTGTTGAGGTTGCCTTTTTGTAGGCAGTGTGGGAGAGAGGTTTCTCAGGATGCTAGGTTTTGCCCTTATTGTGGTGCGGATCAAACCTCTTATGCGTCGCCTTACTCGCCTTCGGTTCAGGCCGGGTTGGAGACTAAGAATACGGGTTTAGCGGCGGTTTTAGCTTTAGTGTTCGGTGTCTTTGGGCTGTGGGGCGTGGGGCATATATATGTTGGAAAGATAGGTAGAGGATTAGCTATACTTGTGCTAGGCATTATACTTCAATGGGTTCTCGGCTTCTTCATATTCTTCGGAATAATATTCGGCGGAATATACGGGGGGCGCCCATTTGGATTATCCCTGTTACTTGGAGGCTTTGCCGGGTTAATTATTTGGGCGCTGGTAACCATCGCTCTCTTCATTTGGCAGATCTACGACGCATATAAACTAGCTAAATATTATAACGACCATGTTCGACAGCATGGCAAGGCGCCTTGGTAAATCTGGAGAAAAAGCATGGAGGCGAAACATACTCGTTTTCGAAATAAGGTCTGTTAAGATTATTTAAACCATAATTCTTTTAAATTCCCCTAAAGAATAATGGTTTATGTCTGAGAAAAGTGGAAATGGGAGTTCGAAGAGAAGGCTTTGGCATTCTGTGTCCGGTGGGGTCTTCCTGATAGGTCTCGCTGTTCTCTTCTACGTTGGGTTCTGGCCCTGGATACTTGTATTATTGGGTTTAATGGCGATAATCGAGGGCGTCGGCGAATACTATTCTAGGAAAACTGAGAAGAAAGATTAACTGGTTTTCTAGGCCTATCAGCCACTCTGTTACATATGCCATAGAAGAGTAGCCTACCCACTAAACGTGTATTTTTCGCTGCTTCTAAGCCTAGCTCCTCGCAGAGCTCATCTGTGCATCTCTTAACCTCTCTCATAACGTCTTTCTTACTAAAATTTTGGAAAGAAGACTCTCACAGAACCTGAATATTTTCTCAGCATAATACTTAATTAGCCTCTCAGCCTTCCTACGAGTACATCTTCCTCGTGGCGATGAGGATGGATGAGCATTTGGGTATTAGAAGGGCTAAGTATTCTTCTCTCAAGGCTTTTAATAATTGATTTTTAGGCGATAGTTTTAAGTCTTCACATGCATCGGTTACTTATGGGTGGAAAGGCTTATGGAGATTGTAAGCATGGAGACGGTTCTTCTTTCCTGCCCTGTCCCAAAGGAGCAGCAGTTGAATTGGGATGGGGCTGCTTTCGGTCAGAGGGTCATAAAGAACGATATGATGATTATTAAGCTTAGGAGCGATGAGGGCATCGAGGGCATAGGCGAGCCGAGCGTTTACGGCGACGTAAAATTCATGGATTCTTGGCTAAGGGAGCGTAAATCAATGTTTATAGGCAGAGACCCATATGATGCCCTGAAAAACACTCAGCCGCAAGTGTACTATGATTGGCGGGTAAACTGCGCTTTAGCGGGCGTAAACCAAGCCTTATGGGATATTATTGGGAAGGCTAATAGGGTGCCTGTCTATAAGCTTCTCGGCGGAAGGCAGACTGATAGAATTATGGTTTATGCCAGCGCGGGACAGCTTGGAAGAAAACCTGAAGATATAAGGCGGGAAGCCGAGGCTTTCAGGGAGCAGGGTTTCTTGGGCTATAAGTTACGGG is a genomic window of Candidatus Bathyarchaeia archaeon containing:
- a CDS encoding zinc-ribbon domain-containing protein: MPFCRQCGREVSQDARFCPYCGADQTSYASPYSPSVQAGLETKNTGLAAVLALVFGVFGLWGVGHIYVGKIGRGLAILVLGIILQWVLGFFIFFGIIFGGIYGGRPFGLSLLLGGFAGLIIWALVTIALFIWQIYDAYKLAKYYNDHVRQHGKAPW